A region from the Hydrogenimonas sp. genome encodes:
- a CDS encoding phosphatidylserine decarboxylase-related protein: MGGNGTFMKIGWRYILPVWGITLFVLIFSDAVLLNLLLITLSFLTAYLFYVPERRAPETSESAILSPVDGTVLSVAQERGGRSVVIRKKIFDGSAAVRAPVAGELLEKSVTHGLFLKGEAPLASKLNESGTVSWKTGSETVTMKITCGLYSLGLPLFVPENGTDAGDPIAHLSDGVVKLLLPAEVKTEVKPGDRVVGGYSLLAYGAG, encoded by the coding sequence ATGGGCGGTAACGGCACTTTCATGAAGATCGGTTGGCGCTATATTCTCCCGGTTTGGGGTATAACGCTCTTCGTTCTGATTTTCAGCGATGCTGTTCTGCTCAACCTCTTGCTGATAACCCTCTCCTTTTTGACGGCATATCTTTTCTACGTGCCGGAGCGTAGAGCCCCCGAGACATCTGAGAGTGCCATTTTGTCACCGGTTGACGGCACCGTTTTGTCCGTTGCGCAGGAGAGGGGCGGAAGATCTGTTGTGATCAGGAAGAAGATATTCGACGGCAGCGCCGCCGTCCGTGCCCCTGTAGCCGGTGAGCTGCTCGAAAAAAGTGTCACACACGGCCTCTTTCTCAAGGGTGAAGCTCCCCTGGCTTCAAAGCTGAACGAGAGCGGCACCGTCAGTTGGAAGACCGGTTCTGAAACGGTAACGATGAAAATAACCTGCGGCCTATACTCGCTCGGCCTGCCTCTGTTCGTTCCCGAAAATGGTACCGATGCAGGTGATCCCATCGCCCACCTTTCCGACGGAGTAGTGAAGCTGCTGTTGCCGGCAGAGGTAAAAACGGAGGTCAAACCGGGTGACAGAGTCGTAGGAGGTTACTCACTGCTGGCTTACGGTGCCGGATGA
- a CDS encoding CrcB protein, with product MQLSLLLAIGAGGFAGAILRYLLSGWVQKLSPSLFPVGTLSVNVLGSFIIGFAVLYFENVVSPHQKAMVITGLLGALTTFSTFSLETVMMLQGGLWGRAVANITLNAALCITATIFGMALFKRLYG from the coding sequence GTGCAGCTCTCCCTGCTGCTGGCCATAGGGGCCGGAGGATTTGCCGGTGCGATACTGCGCTATCTGCTGAGCGGGTGGGTACAGAAGCTCTCCCCGTCACTCTTCCCCGTCGGAACCCTTAGCGTCAATGTTCTCGGGAGTTTCATAATCGGTTTCGCCGTACTGTACTTCGAAAATGTAGTCTCACCCCATCAAAAAGCGATGGTCATAACCGGCCTTCTGGGCGCACTTACAACATTCTCGACCTTTTCACTGGAGACTGTTATGATGCTGCAGGGAGGTTTGTGGGGCCGGGCCGTCGCAAACATTACACTCAACGCCGCCCTCTGCATAACCGCCACGATATTCGGCATGGCTCTCTTCAAAAGGCTCTACGGCTAG
- a CDS encoding putative transmembrane protein, with the protein MADEEVIILDEEPGEGPPSPQEGEDGGEKGPKRSRKLLFALLGALGAAVILLALLLTLFFTKEKSAEGERYSASELAEKIKSAEKIEPLAAQSQLERMIKKANILYEKGDKKEALGLFEQIATYSASISNYNLGVAQMKQMHYEEAIRSFKKAIENGENRVISAVNAAACALHLKDPKRFEYYLQLAEAYLPESFNSPLYSYLYAVINYYRGNFFEILSAIEHPSSDLYRKELDHLGAVSYTIFDRPLKSVDLLERSTEVRDFLFLGQLYARIGDYTLASQYLKKAAEESQHPVKSKKALALVDLKNRRVQSASKILRELKNDYNGKGLDLYPIKTRLHPSVYDIDAAQKRFSAESMLKAPDAFRLIFEFAPFKVFNAHQTINYIKKGNASIYVDEESEASRYLSRSSKISGVNLLISKAIKAAIENRLREANSLLQEALKSFPNHSILHYNLALTYAQLGNFTKAHKHFLRSYHLDSSNYLSAIFALMCETFTGKPVPQVEKFIQQDLKQIENPDTRQKFYQYLLYFYQGNSAGASKWLSTPHDNRPIYLLLDTLVAADLQMWNEAEEKVRKLRDTMPKNLLAHLLFMEVAYRDLDIKAFSSKARLYLKRHPLDLDAVYYGSAFTRENYINLRFITGTLYRFKELSEQKLLEEQHDPSGIIEALGLSDIYLKQFEEAYVLFNQLVDKYRHRDSRTLFLAAVASVGAGHPANASALLELAKLTDPNNLESRYALGLLYLEQGNSDAAAIQFAKIPDGIFKSEYFDFYITGMGRE; encoded by the coding sequence GTGGCCGATGAAGAGGTGATCATACTTGACGAGGAGCCGGGAGAGGGCCCGCCGTCGCCACAGGAGGGAGAGGATGGAGGAGAGAAAGGTCCGAAAAGGAGCAGAAAGCTTCTATTCGCCCTTCTTGGCGCCCTCGGTGCCGCCGTCATCCTCCTTGCACTGCTCCTTACACTCTTTTTCACAAAGGAAAAGAGCGCAGAGGGTGAGCGCTACAGCGCTTCGGAGCTGGCTGAAAAAATAAAATCGGCTGAAAAGATAGAGCCGCTGGCGGCGCAGTCCCAGCTGGAGAGAATGATAAAAAAGGCGAACATCCTCTACGAGAAGGGGGACAAGAAAGAGGCTCTCGGACTCTTCGAACAGATCGCCACCTACAGCGCCTCCATATCGAACTACAACCTCGGTGTCGCCCAGATGAAGCAGATGCACTACGAAGAGGCGATACGCTCCTTCAAAAAGGCGATAGAAAACGGGGAAAACCGGGTAATAAGCGCCGTGAACGCCGCCGCGTGCGCACTCCACCTGAAGGACCCGAAACGTTTCGAGTACTATCTGCAGCTTGCCGAAGCCTATCTGCCCGAGAGTTTCAACTCTCCTCTCTACAGCTATCTTTATGCCGTGATCAACTACTACAGAGGCAACTTCTTCGAGATTCTCAGCGCGATAGAGCACCCCTCTTCCGACCTCTACAGAAAGGAGCTCGACCATCTCGGTGCCGTCAGCTACACGATCTTCGACCGCCCTCTCAAATCGGTCGATCTGCTCGAGCGCAGTACCGAAGTCCGGGATTTCCTCTTCTTAGGACAGCTTTACGCCCGCATAGGAGACTATACCCTCGCATCCCAGTATCTCAAAAAAGCGGCGGAGGAGTCACAACACCCCGTAAAGAGCAAGAAGGCTCTCGCACTTGTAGATCTCAAAAACAGGAGAGTGCAGAGCGCATCGAAAATATTGCGTGAACTGAAAAACGATTACAATGGCAAAGGGCTCGACCTCTACCCGATAAAGACACGTCTACACCCGTCAGTATACGATATAGATGCGGCCCAGAAACGGTTCTCGGCGGAGAGTATGCTCAAGGCACCGGACGCATTCAGGCTGATTTTCGAATTCGCCCCTTTCAAAGTCTTCAACGCCCACCAGACGATAAACTACATAAAGAAAGGGAACGCCTCGATATATGTCGACGAGGAGTCGGAAGCATCCAGGTATCTCTCCAGAAGTTCGAAGATTTCCGGTGTAAACCTCCTGATATCAAAAGCGATCAAAGCCGCTATAGAGAACAGGCTGAGAGAGGCAAACTCACTTTTGCAAGAGGCTCTCAAGAGCTTCCCCAACCACTCCATTCTCCACTACAACCTGGCCCTTACATATGCACAGTTGGGTAACTTCACGAAAGCCCACAAACATTTCCTCAGAAGCTATCACCTCGACTCATCCAACTATCTTTCCGCCATCTTTGCGCTGATGTGCGAAACCTTCACCGGCAAGCCGGTTCCGCAGGTTGAAAAGTTTATACAGCAGGATCTCAAACAGATAGAGAACCCGGATACCAGGCAGAAGTTCTACCAATATCTGCTCTACTTCTACCAGGGCAACAGTGCCGGCGCCTCCAAATGGCTGAGTACACCGCACGACAACAGACCCATATATCTCCTGCTAGACACCCTCGTTGCGGCAGATCTCCAAATGTGGAACGAAGCCGAAGAGAAGGTACGCAAACTGCGGGACACCATGCCCAAAAACCTTCTGGCGCACCTGCTATTCATGGAGGTAGCATACAGAGATCTGGATATCAAAGCCTTCAGTTCCAAGGCGAGACTCTACCTGAAGAGGCACCCTCTCGATCTCGATGCTGTCTACTACGGCAGCGCCTTTACCAGGGAGAACTACATAAACCTTCGCTTCATCACCGGTACCCTCTACCGCTTCAAAGAGCTAAGCGAACAGAAGCTGCTGGAGGAGCAGCACGACCCTTCGGGAATCATAGAGGCGCTTGGGTTGAGCGATATCTATCTCAAACAGTTCGAAGAGGCGTATGTTCTCTTCAATCAGCTTGTAGACAAGTACAGGCACCGCGACAGCCGTACACTTTTCCTGGCGGCCGTAGCTTCTGTGGGTGCCGGCCATCCTGCAAACGCCTCTGCCCTTCTGGAGCTCGCGAAGCTTACAGACCCCAACAACCTGGAGAGCCGCTATGCTCTCGGTCTTCTCTATCTTGAGCAGGGAAACAGCGATGCGGCCGCGATTCAGTTTGCAAAGATCCCGGACGGCATCTTCAAGTCTGAATATTTCGACTTCTATATTACGGGGATGGGCAGGGAGTAA
- a CDS encoding 2-isopropylmalate synthase: MMKDKERVYIFDTTLRDGEQSPGASMNTEEKIKIAAQLQRLGVDIIEAGFAAASPGDFDAIKRICEVVDKSVVCSLARAVERDIVLAGESLENAKHKRIHTFIATSPIHMEHKLKMAPDEVIRRAVEAVKLAKSFTDDVEFSCEDAGRSEMGFLKEILDAVIEAGATTLNIPDTVGYRLPQEMGSMIKELHEHVGERAIISVHCHNDLGLAVANSLFSVMNGARQVECTINGLGERAGNAALEEIVMAMRTRSDIFGNIETGINTKEIYPTSRLVAAITGIEPQPNKAIVGKNAFAHESGIHQDGMLKCQETYEIMRAEDIGLEQNRLVLGKHSGRHAFKDRLEALGFELTAEELDKAFERFKALADKKKEIFDDDIRMLIASEITNIPQAFELVGLQIADCSAGVPSAAVTIRHKERSITDAGIGDGTIDAIFKTIDRISGHAGVLKDYRVEAVSQGKDALAKVVVNVQFDGSKTAVIGHGLSIDTMLASAKAYIGALNSYLSMLPSECSIESCEGV; encoded by the coding sequence ATGATGAAAGATAAAGAGAGAGTATATATATTCGATACAACGTTAAGAGACGGCGAGCAGAGCCCCGGCGCATCCATGAACACCGAAGAGAAGATCAAGATCGCCGCACAGCTCCAGAGACTCGGTGTAGATATCATAGAGGCCGGTTTCGCAGCCGCCAGCCCCGGTGATTTCGATGCGATAAAACGCATATGCGAAGTTGTCGACAAGAGTGTGGTCTGCTCTCTCGCCAGGGCCGTGGAGCGGGATATAGTACTCGCCGGAGAATCCCTCGAAAATGCTAAACATAAACGCATACATACATTCATAGCTACGAGCCCCATTCATATGGAGCACAAACTCAAGATGGCCCCGGATGAGGTTATTCGCCGTGCCGTCGAAGCGGTGAAGCTTGCGAAGAGTTTTACAGACGATGTGGAGTTCAGCTGCGAAGATGCCGGAAGAAGCGAAATGGGATTTCTCAAGGAGATTCTCGATGCCGTTATAGAGGCGGGCGCGACAACGCTCAATATTCCTGATACTGTCGGCTACAGACTTCCGCAGGAGATGGGCTCGATGATAAAAGAGCTTCATGAACATGTGGGTGAACGGGCGATCATATCTGTACACTGCCACAACGATCTCGGGCTTGCGGTGGCAAATTCGCTCTTTAGTGTTATGAATGGAGCGCGACAGGTGGAGTGTACGATAAACGGTCTAGGTGAACGTGCCGGAAACGCAGCTCTCGAAGAGATTGTTATGGCGATGAGGACACGCTCGGATATATTCGGCAATATAGAGACCGGAATCAATACGAAAGAGATATATCCGACAAGCCGCCTTGTAGCAGCTATTACCGGCATAGAGCCGCAGCCGAACAAAGCCATAGTCGGGAAGAACGCATTCGCCCACGAAAGCGGGATTCACCAGGACGGAATGCTCAAGTGCCAGGAGACCTACGAGATAATGAGAGCGGAAGATATCGGTCTCGAGCAGAACCGTCTCGTACTCGGAAAACACTCCGGCCGCCACGCCTTCAAGGATAGGCTCGAGGCTCTCGGTTTCGAACTCACGGCGGAAGAGCTCGACAAGGCGTTCGAGCGTTTCAAGGCGCTTGCCGACAAGAAGAAAGAGATATTCGATGACGATATCAGGATGCTTATAGCGAGCGAAATAACGAACATTCCGCAGGCGTTCGAACTTGTAGGGCTCCAGATAGCCGACTGTTCGGCCGGTGTTCCCAGTGCTGCCGTAACGATACGCCATAAAGAGAGGAGCATAACCGATGCCGGAATAGGGGACGGTACAATCGATGCAATATTCAAAACCATCGACCGCATAAGCGGACATGCCGGTGTGCTTAAAGACTACAGGGTGGAGGCGGTGAGCCAGGGTAAGGATGCACTTGCGAAAGTTGTAGTCAACGTACAGTTCGACGGGAGCAAAACGGCCGTCATAGGGCACGGTCTGAGTATAGATACGATGCTCGCCAGCGCGAAAGCCTATATAGGGGCTCTCAACAGCTACCTTTCGATGCTTCCGTCCGAGTGCAGCATAGAGAGTTGCGAGGGGGTATGA
- a CDS encoding Seryl-tRNA synthetase — protein sequence MVDLRQIEKDFETVSAALKRRGVDEKILEKLKVVFEEKRELQKRVEAAQAEQNRKSRLFGEYKREGKDISQLQKEVAENKERIATLNEELRLLEERLFELASTIPNIPDPDVPDGESEEENVEIERILEPAKFDFRPKEHWELAEENGWIDFERGVKIAKSRFSALRYEGARLERALINYMLDFNRNRGFEEVWVPFMANPESLYGTGQLPKFADDLFKIEGEDLYMIPTAEVPVTNLFRDEILKAEDLPLRLTAYTPCFRKEAGSAGRDTRGMIRQHQFDKVELVSITTAEQSDEVFEEMVACASDLLTSLGLPHRKMLLCAGDMGFSAAKTVDLEVWLPGQGRYREISSISNTREFQARRAKIRYKEEKKNRPVHTLNGSSLAVGRTLIAIMENYQQKDGTILIPEPLRAYL from the coding sequence ATGGTCGATCTCCGACAGATTGAAAAAGATTTCGAAACGGTATCGGCCGCGCTGAAAAGGCGTGGAGTCGACGAGAAGATTCTGGAAAAGCTGAAGGTTGTTTTCGAAGAGAAGAGAGAGCTTCAAAAAAGAGTCGAAGCGGCCCAGGCGGAGCAGAACAGAAAAAGCAGGCTTTTCGGCGAGTATAAAAGAGAGGGAAAAGATATTTCACAGCTCCAAAAAGAGGTTGCCGAGAACAAGGAGAGAATCGCCACACTCAACGAAGAGCTGAGGCTTCTTGAAGAGCGCCTTTTCGAACTCGCCTCCACAATACCCAACATTCCGGACCCCGATGTTCCGGACGGAGAAAGCGAAGAGGAGAATGTCGAGATAGAGCGTATTCTCGAACCGGCGAAATTCGATTTCAGGCCGAAAGAGCACTGGGAGCTGGCCGAAGAGAACGGCTGGATAGATTTCGAAAGAGGCGTCAAGATCGCAAAAAGCCGTTTCAGTGCGCTCAGATACGAAGGGGCCAGGCTCGAAAGGGCGCTCATCAACTACATGCTGGACTTCAACCGCAACAGGGGTTTCGAAGAGGTTTGGGTTCCCTTCATGGCCAACCCGGAGTCCCTGTACGGAACCGGGCAGCTTCCGAAGTTCGCCGACGATCTTTTTAAAATCGAAGGAGAGGATCTCTATATGATCCCCACTGCGGAAGTTCCCGTGACGAATCTCTTCAGGGACGAAATTCTAAAGGCGGAGGATCTTCCCCTGAGACTCACCGCATATACACCCTGTTTCAGAAAAGAGGCCGGATCGGCCGGCAGGGACACGAGGGGGATGATACGACAACACCAGTTCGACAAAGTGGAGCTGGTATCTATTACAACGGCGGAGCAGAGCGACGAAGTCTTCGAGGAGATGGTCGCCTGCGCATCAGATCTGCTCACCTCTTTGGGACTTCCCCACAGAAAGATGCTTCTTTGCGCGGGTGACATGGGATTCAGCGCAGCCAAAACCGTCGACCTTGAAGTTTGGCTCCCGGGACAGGGAAGGTACAGGGAGATAAGCTCGATCTCCAACACCAGAGAGTTCCAGGCGCGCCGTGCGAAGATACGCTACAAAGAGGAGAAGAAGAACCGGCCGGTACATACACTGAACGGCTCCAGCCTGGCGGTGGGGCGGACCCTGATAGCCATAATGGAGAACTATCAGCAAAAGGACGGAACCATCCTGATTCCGGAGCCGTTGAGAGCCTACCTCTAG
- a CDS encoding CDP-diacylglycerol--serine O-phosphatidyltransferase — MMAKREFQLIYVLPNLFTAASIFTAVIAIVSALNGKFEKSAWLIFLSLVFDGLDGRIARLTHTTSRFGVEFDSLADLVAFGVAPAVLFYLFVGQEYGRLGTLIMALFIIFGAIRLARFNVMSPNTDPTVFIGVPIPAAAIFVSVWILMFVQYETLQAFNAVLLAAVLAVSLLMVSNIRYPSFKKINLQKPALTKTLIVLIVTASAIYLYPVEGFALIITMYIVWGVVRALRTLMTKRVKRG, encoded by the coding sequence ATGATGGCTAAAAGAGAGTTTCAGCTGATCTACGTTCTGCCGAATCTCTTTACCGCAGCCTCCATCTTTACCGCTGTAATCGCGATTGTCTCGGCCTTGAACGGCAAATTTGAAAAGTCCGCGTGGCTTATATTTCTCTCACTGGTGTTCGACGGCCTGGACGGACGTATCGCCAGGTTGACCCATACTACAAGCAGATTTGGTGTCGAGTTCGACTCGCTTGCCGATCTCGTCGCTTTCGGCGTAGCGCCGGCGGTTCTTTTCTACCTTTTCGTCGGTCAGGAGTATGGAAGGCTCGGCACCCTGATTATGGCCCTTTTCATAATCTTCGGGGCTATAAGGCTTGCAAGATTCAACGTAATGAGTCCCAATACGGACCCGACGGTATTCATAGGTGTGCCGATACCTGCCGCGGCCATATTCGTATCTGTCTGGATATTGATGTTTGTTCAGTATGAGACTCTTCAGGCTTTCAATGCGGTTTTGCTTGCGGCGGTCCTCGCGGTCTCACTACTAATGGTAAGCAATATCCGCTACCCGAGCTTCAAAAAGATAAACCTGCAAAAACCCGCCCTGACCAAGACGCTCATAGTGCTGATTGTCACCGCATCGGCAATATACCTCTACCCGGTCGAAGGATTCGCCCTGATAATTACCATGTATATAGTGTGGGGAGTCGTGAGAGCGCTGCGTACACTTATGACAAAAAGGGTGAAGAGAGGCTGA